Part of the Paroedura picta isolate Pp20150507F chromosome 3, Ppicta_v3.0, whole genome shotgun sequence genome is shown below.
caggggtagtcaaactgcggcatttgctggcaggggctcatgggaattgtagtccatggacatctggagaggcacagtttggtcacccctgtaaTATGCCCAGGTTAATGTTGATCACTGCTTTGgtgtcaggaaggaatttttctCTCGGGATCCCACAGTCCACCTGGGCACAGAGCAGGGGAGGTCACTGGGAGGGGGAGTCAAGGGGCAGTATTGACTATTCTGCATTGTGCACGGGATTGGTCTTAGGGGACCCTTGAAGTCCCTTGGAGCCTTGTGTTTCTAGGAATAAAACAAGATCTCAGTTTAAAACTCCAgtctggctacccctgccctggagaaaactgctgaCCGGGTGCTACTGCCTCCTCAAAGTCCCACCCTCgtgtctccagggatttcccaccccagttggcaaccctgccagtTCTCACGCAGCTCTGCTTCCAGGGAAGCCAGGCCCAGAGGCCCCCGGTGGCCGATGCTGATTTTGCCGCCTCCCCTCTCTGCAGGGTGGGCAAATCGGCCCTGATGAACCAGTATGTCAACAACCGCTTCAGCACCCGCTACCGAGCCACGATTGGGGCCGATTTCCTCAGCAAGGAGCTCACGGTGGACGGACGGACGATCATGGTGCAGGTGGGTCCGAGGCAAAAGCTCCTGGCGACCAGCTCTCCGGACCAGCCTCACGGGCGCTTGAacacccttccctcccaccccctcccctgagcTAGCCGAGACACCAAAATTGGATCCTGAGTTCctggtctcaggtcaaggtctttttcatcccctcctgccagggattgaacctgggcccttctgcctgccaagcagaggctctgccactgagccagggtctcaggccaaggcctttcccatcccatcctgcctggtccttctaactggagatgccagggattgaacctgggaccttctgcctgccaagtggaggctctgccactgatccagggtctcaggccaaggtctttcccatcccctcctgcctggtccttctaacttgGTCCTTctaacaacgatataggctagatatcaggaaaaattttttcagagagtagttcagcagtggaataggctgcctaaggaggtggtgagctccccctcactggcagtcttcaagcaaaatacacacttttcttggatgctttaggatgctttgggctgatcctgcgttgagcagggttggactagatggcccgtatggccccttccaactctatgattatgtaaCCTGGGACATTCCacctgccaagcagaagctctgccactgagccagggtctcaggccaaggcctttcccatcccctcctgcctggcccttctaactggagatgccggggattgaacctgggacctcctgcctgccaagcagagggtctgcccctgagccagggtctcaggccaaggtcttccccatcccctcctgcctggtcctttcaacctGGAGTTGTTGaggactgaacccaggaccttctggaTGCTGAGCAGTAGCTttgccgctgagccacagccgTCCCCCATGTCCTTTGCCTCTCCTCTGCCCTCCAGATCTGGGACACGGCTGGCACGGAGCGTTTCCAGTCCCTGGGCACGGCCCTGTACCGGGGGTCCGACTGCTGCTTGCTCGTCTTCGACGTCACGTCGGCCAATTCCTTCAGCGGCCTGGACAAGTGGTACAAGCAGCTCTTGTTGCAGATTGAGCCCGGGGAAGACGGGCCTTTCCCCATCGCCGTCATCGGGAACAAGACGGACCTGGAAAACCGTGAGGTGGGCGTTGCGTGCAAACGGGGTGGGGGGACAACGGACAGACACAAGCCCACCTTGTTTAGGATTTCCACCAGATGTGCCGGGCAGGCTAGCAGTCAAGGCCAGGGGCTGGGCCTGTTCCTCAGCATAAAGAGGAGCAGAGATCATCCGTCTTTAGACACATTTTGACAAAGTGTCCTTCTCAGCCCcgggagggcagagggccctgctggagctcccCATCTACCCGGGCCTTGTCTTTGCTTAGGTGTCCACGGAGCAAGGGGAGGAGTGGAGCCGGCTTCATAACGCAGAGTACTTTGAAACCAGCGCCAAGGCTGCCACCAACGTCCAGGAGGTGTTTGAGTGGGCCGTGCGCACCGTCCTGAGAAGCGTAAGGGGCCGCTCTTCCTTTTAAACCCATATTTTCGGGTGGGGAGTTACTGCCATAGCAGTGGCTTTAAAAGCCTACATACCCCGTCAAGTCTCTGATGGCCAGTTAGAAGCTTTGGTCTGCAAAATcgccacccactttttaaaaaatgtgcagccATCAGGATATGTGGCTtggggcaccacgttggggacccctgctcctgACATCTTCAACGTCTTGAGCAGCTCTGCCGTTTCCGGCTGTCGCTTTGACTTCTGGCCGATGATTAATCTCTCTGGtttcttttgcccccccccccccccagcgcaagACCTTGGAGCCTCCGCAGCCCGACTCTGTTCAGCTGGAGACAAGGCAGCCGGAAGGGGCGCCCCGGGAGAAATGCAGCTGCTGAGTCCGGAGATGGACGGGAATACACCGCCCCTCTGTTCTGCGGCTCCTCCGTGCTGCTTCAAGGCCACTTGGCCGCCACTACGGTCGTGCTTGGACTGAATTACCGTGTCCGGGCTGCGGTGTGTCCCTAGACTCGGCTAGCTGGATCGTGTCCCCCTCACCTGCTGCGACTCGACCTTCACAATCCTGGAAGAGGCAGgttgaaggtgtgtgtggggggggagcagagcaTCTAGGCCCCTCCCCTCTTGCAATTCAGCCTGCCTTTGCACCTGGGGCCTTCTCTGCTGGAGGAACTGCTACGGCCAGGCCAAGGACTCTTTGGCCCAGGGGCAGAGGATGGTGGCGTGGCGGACAGAGAGATCGGGCTCCATAAAAACAAAGTCTTgtctccaaaaagaaaaaaaaaggtcttTAATTGTTCAAATTAGCACAAAAAACGACAGATACGCAGCACTAGGggcaagggggggtggggaggggaggatagcCGTGGGGGGACTCCTATGAAGGCTGTCTCAATGGAAAATAAACTGGCTAAGAGGTAGGAAAAAGGCTTGAGAAATCTTCGGGTCTGaacggggggaggcggggggagaaCACAGCGAAATACACTATAATACAAAAGACCAGGGTACAGAGCTAGTTGcgggcgaaggggggggggaggagatgcacCTGgtattgtgagggggggggcactccTCGACACAGGAGGGGGGGGTAGCCATTGTGAGGCTCCTTTGCCATTTAGAGCCAGAACCCCCCCTCCGTGGAATGTCTGGAGGCGTccagaggagagggaggcacccgCCCAACACAGAAACCGAGATCCCGGCCCTGACCACGGGGCCGTGCTCCGCTGAAGCCAAATgttgcctgctccccccccccccatgactcagcctccaccctcactgacttaaaaaaaaaaaagaatcctaaaAAAAGTTTTATACAAAACCATGGAGAGGAGCGGCAAGATAAACTGCCTCCAGACTGCCACCTGGTGGctcgggggagggaagagcaagggggggggggaatccgctTGTGctgctaaatgggggggggggagctcgccGCAAGTCGGAGGGGGGTCAAAGCAGCGGCGGGCGACCTGACAATCTGAAGCCGTGAGTGGCACCCGGCTAAGCGTGAGGACAgctgctgcagaagaagccacacgtttcccccccccctccccaaaatgttcAGAGTAGCTGCGTTTGTGGTCCGACCACAtcgtatccccccccccgctcccccgcaATTACCAACTCAAAAGACACTAAAAACTAAACTGAAGGTCAGGGGTCTGTACAGAGGCAAGAACTGGGGGGTGGTGAAgagattctcccacccccacccccaccccacagg
Proteins encoded:
- the LOC143833632 gene encoding ras-related protein Rab-7a-like isoform X1; the protein is MRFWRRRPRRVMFRRSHLKILLIGNSGVGKSALMNQYVNNRFSTRYRATIGADFLSKELTVDGRTIMVQIWDTAGTERFQSLGTALYRGSDCCLLVFDVTSANSFSGLDKWYKQLLLQIEPGEDGPFPIAVIGNKTDLENREVSTEQGEEWSRLHNAEYFETSAKAATNVQEVFEWAVRTVLRSRKTLEPPQPDSVQLETRQPEGAPREKCSC
- the LOC143833632 gene encoding ras-related protein Rab-7a-like isoform X2, whose translation is MFRRSHLKILLIGNSGVGKSALMNQYVNNRFSTRYRATIGADFLSKELTVDGRTIMVQIWDTAGTERFQSLGTALYRGSDCCLLVFDVTSANSFSGLDKWYKQLLLQIEPGEDGPFPIAVIGNKTDLENREVSTEQGEEWSRLHNAEYFETSAKAATNVQEVFEWAVRTVLRSRKTLEPPQPDSVQLETRQPEGAPREKCSC